The DNA sequence CGATGCGGAGTTGGGCATAGATGTTTCGCTCGCATTCCTTCCGCCCGATATGCTTTTTCAATCGGGCTCCGTTTGACTATTCGCGGATAAATACGACGTTAAGAAAAGTGGCATCTGATCAAGATATAATGCAGCTATAGTAGGGATGCCGGATGGCGAGAATCCGGGAGTTCAACAGGATAATTCGGGGGATATAGATCAATGGACCTTTTTGAAGACATTCAAGTGGCAACCTCACCGTCTGAATTAAAAATGCAGGCAAAATGAGTGATTGTCTAGATAAATGTGTTAGACCTAGAATGCAAGGAGGATTGGAATACGTCACATCACCGCATCAAGATACGTCGCTAGGCCGCTCGAAAGCGTTCCCGGCTCAGACGTCTATATTTAATTTTCCATTCATTTTTGACCCCGTGTTTACGGGCATCTTGCTGAACCTGAATTGGTGTGTTCAAGGGCATCTTCAATTACATCCGGCTGCCACTGTTGTGCACAAGGCACCTAAGTACATCTTCAGTTACTGCCCAGCCTCCCGACCGAAGCAAGACATTTACATATCCGGGTGAGTCTTGATGTTGAACTTTTCCATGATGTTATGCTTGTGCCAGAATCCCCTGTATTGTTTCCCAAACACATAGACCAATATCGTGGACAACACAAGCCCTAGACTAATCCCACCAAAGGTGAAAAAGGGGGCTCTCGCGCCAGCGGATGCAGTCCAATCATTCATGAAGTAGGTATAACCGTAGAACAAGAAGTTTTTTACCATGACATTTGCAATGAAAATCTCACCGCTCATGCCGCGAAAGGCGTCAATGGTGTAGGCTGAACAGGgaccgatgatgaaggaaGTTCCGCAGAGCATCAGTCCCCACATGAAGGCGACAAGATAAATGCTGCCTTGAGCCTCGGATACAGCACCGAAGCCGAAGAGACCAGCTCCGCAGAGGACGCCCAGAGGCGTCGAAGCCAGGCGAAATTCTGGTTCAAAGACCCCATTGTTCCTCTTGGCCATCCAAAGACTCAGGGGGTCCAGCAGCGCACCCACGATGACTGAGCCGATGGCGCCACCGATAAAAGGGCCCAGGGACACGTAGCCAACCTCAGCGACGGAGAGCAGGTAAGGAGGTGGCGAGAATAACTGAGCGATCACGTACGCGATAGCAACGTAAAAGGATGTCACAGCTCCACCGACGAAGACGGTCCAGAGCGCTGCGAGATTTGTGCAGGCGACAAATGGTGAGATGGTGAGCTCAAAGAGGCTCTCCTCGCTGAAAGTGCCGTTGAAGAGCGCCAATTCCTGCCAGAAACTCTTTCTTGGGGGGATTGTCGGTACAGACTCAACATTTTCCACTTGGCAcgcctcttctccatctggAGCGGGCTTCTCCGTAGCACCCTCCGTGTTCACGTTAATTGCATGGTGTCCAGGTTGAGCGGTGCGCACGTAGGAAGTCTCCGGGACAAAAAAGaacagaagaagcagctggAATCCAACGCACGCGGCGAGGATGTGGAAAAGATAATGCCAGCCCAGGCTTAACGTGATCCTTCCCGCAACAACCGAGCTGAGATTCGACACGCAGTTCAGCGTAAACGCCATGACCATGGTCCAAAGACCGCGTTCATGGACAAAGAAAAGATCCCCAATGCTGGTAAAGACGAGCGACTCGTACGAGGCGAGAGAAAAGCCTTGGACGATGCGACTGGCAAGCAGAGTGTTGTAGGTTGTACTAGCGGATCCGATGATGGTGCCAACGAGACAGGCCagagaggaaaagaagaagacaggACGTTTGCCGTACTTTCTCGACAGAGCCGATACGAAGGGACCTGAAGCGCCTGCGACCAGGAGCTGATACCCCGAGAGGACGGTTATGTCTCCAATCGGTCTATTGAACTGAACGGCGAGGACAGCGAGACTTGCATTGAGCAACGGTCCTGTGCAGCTGGCGCACAGACAAGAACCAAGAACGAGGATTAAGGAGGCGACGCATTTCTTCCATTGCGGCCAGTTCAAGGGATCGTTTGGGTCGTCAGAAGGTTGCGGGGTGAGAATGATGTCGCTGTATTTGCCAGTGCCACGTTTCAGTGTTCGGTCGTCGTGGATTCGTTCGGCCTCTTCGGCCCCGAGAACAACAGTCCCAGGCACATTGCCCGTAGGTTGATGGGGTTCAAGAATGCCGAGACCCATGGTGTCGATGATTTGGGTTTGAATGAGACTAACAGTAGCTTGACTGATTCCTGCAGTGATCTCTGGGAGGTCAAGCTACGAGGTATGGAAAAGGATCGTCACTCTAGAAATCAGGCATGTATTTATACACAACCAGGACTTGCACAATACGTTCTAATCCCAGCGCTGGTTGTCTTGCCGTCTCCAACGGCACCGAGTCGACAACCTGCCATCACATCTAAAAGGGCCTAGACCTAACTAATTTGTGGGGTACACAAGCCCGCTGTCGTTAGAACGAAGACCATTGGCACTAATGCTTTAGGCTTGCTCTTTTGGAGCCGAGGTGTGTGTCGGGTAAGATTATAACTATTCAGGAGTTGGTTAGGTTGTCATGAAAGATGACTTCGAGTCCCACGAAGCGAGACGCTGAGTTTGGCACCCCGCATTACTCCACTTCCCAGATCATGACATGATACCTGATAACTACCCCACAACCGCCAGTACCTGGGTCTAGATGTGGGGGATGATTAATGTAATATTAAACCTGCCGTGACCGAGCTGCTAAAAGCTTAAAGTTATGCATTACACAGAAAGCACTTTAGCTTGCAACAGCCAATCAGCACTCTTGCGTTTATGCTCAAATACGATGGCTAACCAGGACTTCCAAAAAATCTTTCACTGGGCAGAGACCCAGAAGAACGGCTCTATCCCCTCTTTCGAGACCCGGCCAAACGATCCATACCAGTACCAGTCTGGCTTCAATAACAGCTTTGAGTCAGAGGCTGTCCCCGGTACTATCCCGAAGGGCCAGAACAGCCCTCGTGCTATCCGTTTCGGACTGTACGCTGAGCAAATCACCGCCTCGGCCTTTGTCGCCCCACGCCACGTCAATAAGAAGGCCTGGCTATACCGTGCCCGTCCTGCTGTTGCACACCAGGGATTTGTTAGTAATTGCGGATAAAGAAGTGCTGATGATCGTGGCTGACTGTTGTGCAGACCAACCTGCCTGACAACCCTGACACAGAGTCTAATTTCCTTCCCACCAACCCGAGGGTACACGTTTCTCCTACTCAGTTGGCCTGGAATCCATTTGAAATCCCCAATGTCCAGGACCATGACTTTGTCGATGGCTTGAAGACGGTTGCTGGGTCGGGAGATCCAACGCTCCGCGAAGGTCTTGCCACGCACGTCTTTCTATGCAATAAGAGCATGGAAAAGAGAGCCTTTGTCAACTCGGACGGCGATTTCCTCATCGTGCCTCAACAAGGAGCCCTAGATATTCAGACCGAGTTTGGGTTCTTGTACGTCCAACCCGGTGAGATCTGCGTTATCCAACGAGGTCAGAggttcaaggtcaaggtcgaaGGCCCAACCCGAGGCTATATCCTCGAGATTTGGGGCTCCAACTTTGAATTGCCTGAGCTGGGCCCGCTCGGTGCGAATGGGCTTGCTAATGCTCGGGACTTCCTTCACCCCGTTGCTGCTTATGAGGTCACTGAGAACGACCCCTGGGAAATCACCTATAAACTGGGAGGGAAGTTCTTCCAGAGCAGGCAGCGCCACTGCCCGTTCGACGTTATCGCCTGGTCTGGGAACTACGTGCCGTACAAGGTAGGCGTTTAAGTCCTCAGTCATCAGCGCGGCTGCGGTATGCTGACATGTATACAGTACGATCTCACCAAATTTGTCAATGTTGGGTCAATCTCAGTTGACCATATCGACCCGTAAGTCCCTCTCCATTGGCATgttgaccatggccatgatatGCTGACAAGCTAGTTCGATCTTCTGTGTCTTGACAGCCAAGTCGAGGGATCCGACCGCCCCGCTGGCCGACTTTCTCATCTTCTCCCCTCGATGGGATGTTGCATCACACACCTACAGGCCGCCATACTACCACCGCAACTGTGCCTCTGAGCTGATGGGTCTCATCTACGGCGACTATGATGGCCGATCGGACGAATTCCGTCCAGGGAGCGTCTCGTTTGAGTGTGGATTTGTCCCTCATGGCGTCGCCTACGAGCAGTTTGCGGCTGCTTCCAAGGAAGACCCCCCGGTCATGAAGATTTCGGAAGGCTCAGTGGCCTTCATGTTTGAGAGTAGTCGCGCCTTTACCATCACTGACTACGCGTGGAAGAGCGACCAGAAGCACGAGCATGACCCGAAAATGTGGGATGATCTGGTCGACAATTTCTCCAAGCACAAGATCGAGGTGGACCAGATTCTGGCTGGGAAGGCTGCTAAATAAGCGTCTCACGTACGTACAGGCCAGACAAGGAATACCACCTAGGATTCTTCTCATCCCTGACGTCTCCAAAAGAGGCCACTAGCCACAATGGCAAAGAGTTAGTTGTCAATACAAAACGGCATTAAAATCTGATACCGTATAACACCGTAGCCTAGCTATGTTGACCTTCTGTAGCTACCACTAATTTAGTTACTATAGCTTCGAGACCTGGATTTGTCCTGAGGTGAGAGGGATATTCTGCAATGCTCGTCTCCCCCTTGATCCCTCCATCAACTCATTCACTGGCTTCCCATCCTTGCCCAATgacctccatctccaagccttTACCGCTGGTCTGTCCATGTCCTTCCCTTCTATGATGTCCACTATCCAACTGCCAATGGTGGGTAGATACTTGAACGCGTGGCCACTGCCCGCCGTGACGACCATGAGGCCTTGGTTGTCAGGGACTCGATCGATGACAAAGTGGTTGTCGAAGGAATCAGTGTACCAACACAATCTCGTCGTGGAGATATCAATGTCTGCTAGCTCGGGCAGGTATTCGTCTGTGAACTTGCGGATAACCTCGACGGCTTTGGTGGGCACCTTGCGGAtctgctcatcctcggtcCATCGCGTGACGGGCACACTGCGTTCACGACCATCCAGCTGTACCCGTGGGTTGGTGTACTTTGTTCCCCGGTAACCGATCTTCAAATGACCTTGCTCGTCGACGGGGAACCCGTACAACCCAGCGTCAGGTCCGTCGGCGATCTTGAAGGACCAAGCTGGGAAGTTGGATGGAGAAAAGCGCTGCCGGAGGGTCTCTGGGAgcttgaagatgacgacagATCCCGCCGTCGCCTCTGCCAACCTGTCTAGTGATGGCACCAAGCTCGGCGTCCAACCGCCACAGGCGACGATAGTCAACGCGGCGCGGTGTGTCTTCCCATCAACAGTTCGAACACCTTCTATCTTGACACTCCCATCTTGCACCAAAGAGGCCACTTTTCCCACGACGGGGTCCAGAATGAATCGGACACCCAAACGTTTTGCTTTGTGCAGGGCAAATCGACAAGCCTTGTCTGCCAGAGTGATGCCACCAGTGGTATCCATCACGCCAAGTAGCTTTTGCGAGAAGGGGTTCATTCTTGCTGCGAAGCCTCTTTCCTTGGCCAAGCGCATGTGATCTTTATTGCTGTTCACAAGTTGGGTGTCGTGATACCCAGCTATGTTCATGTTCTCGATGGTTGCCTTCTCAAAGTCAGGCAAAGTGTCTGAGTCGGTGCATGACAGGTCGCCATTGTTGATCCAGAGATCATCAGTTGAGGACATTCCAGGAGGCACAGCTGAGCCACCACGCCGGAGTTCTTCGGTCCAAGAATTCCATCCCTTGATTGCCTCTAGGCTGAGGTCTTGGTATATGGCCTGTGAGCCGTACGCCGCGCGAatgatcttgttgatgtcTTTATCATGAACACCAGTTAGCAGCGACCAATATTGAGTTGGGATATAGCTCaccagcagaagcagcatcGCAGCCTTCAAAGTATGAATACAAGGTCTTCTCGTAGGGCTGCTTGTCGAGAACTGTCACATCCGTGTATCCTCGCTCCGCCAAGTGAATGGCAGCACTTAGACCGAATATCCCAGCACCCacaatgatgatggggtCAGCTTTGGCTGGAGGAACTGTGTGGGTGGCCATGTTTAGATACTGATGTTGATGCTAGCAGTGCGAACCTGGGAAATGATGAGCCAATGGGTTCCAGAACGGTTGATAGCGTTGTCTGGGAACATTATATGCGCCCgctgtgatgatgagagtgtGAACGATGACACATCGGTTGTCGGAACAAGCGTCGTATCGGATCGGCACAGATTGAGAAGATTGGCCCGTTGGTGGCGGTCCTCGCCTCGAGAACCTCCTCGGTTGAATCCTTGGGCTCCAACACAGGCTCTGAATCCACTGATACTCTCATGACCTACTGGAAGCTTCCGTCGAGCCATTAGGAAACCAGCAACCCCGGGTTTCGGAAATAACGCCGGTAGATACCGATGCGCGAGGTGGGATAGATCAGGATCCTATTGGACGGCCGGGACTTGTTCTGTCCCCTGGACCTTGCGTCCACCAATAGGAACTTGATCTCGGATTCGACC is a window from the Fusarium keratoplasticum isolate Fu6.1 chromosome 5, whole genome shotgun sequence genome containing:
- a CDS encoding Homogentisate 1,2-dioxygenase, which translates into the protein MANQDFQKIFHWAETQKNGSIPSFETRPNDPYQYQSGFNNSFESEAVPGTIPKGQNSPRAIRFGLYAEQITASAFVAPRHVNKKAWLYRARPAVAHQGFTNLPDNPDTESNFLPTNPRVHVSPTQLAWNPFEIPNVQDHDFVDGLKTVAGSGDPTLREGLATHVFLCNKSMEKRAFVNSDGDFLIVPQQGALDIQTEFGFLYVQPGEICVIQRGQRFKVKVEGPTRGYILEIWGSNFELPELGPLGANGLANARDFLHPVAAYEVTENDPWEITYKLGGKFFQSRQRHCPFDVIAWSGNYVPYKYDLTKFVNVGSISVDHIDPSIFCVLTAKSRDPTAPLADFLIFSPRWDVASHTYRPPYYHRNCASELMGLIYGDYDGRSDEFRPGSVSFECGFVPHGVAYEQFAAASKEDPPVMKISEGSVAFMFESSRAFTITDYAWKSDQKHEHDPKMWDDLVDNFSKHKIEVDQILAGKAAK
- a CDS encoding MFS domain-containing protein, with amino-acid sequence MGLGILEPHQPTGNVPGTVVLGAEEAERIHDDRTLKRGTGKYSDIILTPQPSDDPNDPLNWPQWKKCVASLILVLGSCLCASCTGPLLNASLAVLAVQFNRPIGDITVLSGYQLLVAGASGPFVSALSRKYGKRPVFFFSSLACLVGTIIGSASTTYNTLLASRIVQGFSLASYESLVFTSIGDLFFVHERGLWTMVMAFTLNCVSNLSSVVAGRITLSLGWHYLFHILAACVGFQLLLLFFFVPETSYVRTAQPGHHAINVNTEGATEKPAPDGEEACQVENVESVPTIPPRKSFWQELALFNGTFSEESLFELTISPFVACTNLAALWTVFVGGAVTSFYVAIAYVIAQLFSPPPYLLSVAEVGYVSLGPFIGGAIGSVIVGALLDPLSLWMAKRNNGVFEPEFRLASTPLGVLCGAGLFGFGAVSEAQGSIYLVAFMWGLMLCGTSFIIGPCSAYTIDAFRGMSGEIFIANVMVKNFLFYGYTYFMNDWTASAGARAPFFTFGGISLGLVLSTILVYVFGKQYRGFWHKHNIMEKFNIKTHPDM
- a CDS encoding DAO domain-containing protein; this encodes MATHTVPPAKADPIIIVGAGIFGLSAAIHLAERGYTDVTVLDKQPYEKTLYSYFEGCDAASADINKIIRAAYGSQAIYQDLSLEAIKGWNSWTEELRRGGSAVPPGMSSTDDLWINNGDLSCTDSDTLPDFEKATIENMNIAGYHDTQLVNSNKDHMRLAKERGFAARMNPFSQKLLGVMDTTGGITLADKACRFALHKAKRLGVRFILDPVVGKVASLVQDGSVKIEGVRTVDGKTHRAALTIVACGGWTPSLVPSLDRLAEATAGSVVIFKLPETLRQRFSPSNFPAWSFKIADGPDAGLYGFPVDEQGHLKIGYRGTKYTNPRVQLDGRERSVPVTRWTEDEQIRKVPTKAVEVIRKFTDEYLPELADIDISTTRLCWYTDSFDNHFVIDRVPDNQGLMVVTAGSGHAFKYLPTIGSWIVDIIEGKDMDRPAVKAWRWRSLGKDGKPVNELMEGSRGRRALQNIPLTSGQIQVSKL